One stretch of Gemmatimonadales bacterium DNA includes these proteins:
- a CDS encoding site-2 protease family protein → MSHFILIFPVLLFSFVAHEYAHVWAALKQGDDTGYMLGRLTLNPLPHLDPFMSIIVPIGLYVMTNGAFTFGGPKPAPVTPRNFRNYRRGDLVVSSAGVIMNLILALVCAGVFVLIGFVGAEVGALRGLMGTLQTMVSFGVWFNILLAFFNLIPIPPLDGSRLLYHALPPAWGARYRQLGGFGFMLLMATFFVPGFWNVLLWPVGMVTTTVQSAIGAYSLPIVP, encoded by the coding sequence GTGTCGCATTTCATCCTTATTTTTCCCGTCCTGCTATTCTCATTCGTTGCGCACGAGTACGCGCATGTCTGGGCGGCGCTCAAGCAGGGGGACGACACGGGCTACATGCTCGGCCGGCTGACGCTCAACCCGCTGCCGCACCTCGACCCGTTCATGAGCATCATCGTCCCGATAGGTCTCTACGTCATGACCAATGGGGCGTTCACGTTCGGTGGGCCGAAGCCGGCGCCGGTCACCCCGAGGAACTTCCGGAACTACCGCCGGGGCGACCTAGTCGTCTCGTCGGCCGGCGTCATCATGAACCTGATCCTCGCCTTGGTCTGCGCGGGCGTCTTCGTGCTGATCGGATTCGTGGGCGCGGAGGTGGGCGCGCTCCGCGGGTTGATGGGCACGCTTCAGACGATGGTGAGCTTCGGCGTGTGGTTCAACATCCTGCTCGCGTTCTTCAACCTCATTCCTATCCCACCGCTCGACGGCTCGCGCCTGCTGTACCACGCCCTGCCGCCGGCGTGGGGCGCGCGCTACCGGCAGCTCGGCGGCTTCGGGTTCATGCTCCTGATGGCGACGTTCTTCGTGCCCGGGTTCTGGAACGTGTTGCTCTGGCCGGTGGGTATGGTGACGACGACCGTGCAGTCCGCCATCGGCGCCTACAGCCTCCCGATCGTCCCGTGA
- a CDS encoding HEAT repeat domain-containing protein, giving the protein MDVKPIESVLAEVGKAFRLCRFYPSSHPSVQQALSELSASLPSLTNVGVVELRISPTGFLLGATPVAPRNPPVQELAGLLYAQGHCALEIEPGVTADEFAALIQMVGGAGAKSMQSMGVHTQLQTLPHIRLEQAVRKSSSSQRPSAAGTGSSAAAMAEGPSLGRRSTGVFRPDALPPEIEAPRLITLVELAAPAEAPRMLARLGEVAQDLAASRDVVGFAKAARALARAAAADGPPEVVEAARRAMEACVTDATTGSLISRLEDSKLPADDRDALVQVLGALGARVVPLVADSFLSVVTQEQRDVLLAVVRLAGEAAIAPISARIAAEPRAEAARAYAVFLGVIESPTSVPVLGTLTEHLDAGVRAAAIASLARIGGPEANRHLVHALRDASPAVRAEAARGIAWTGDRSASGIVMARLKDETEAEVVVPLLEALGHLKETRAVSLLSDLASGVSGVFQRHPVAVRAAAIRALGQIGSPEARAAVESHRGDRTPELKAAAEEALK; this is encoded by the coding sequence ATGGACGTCAAGCCGATTGAATCCGTGCTCGCGGAAGTGGGCAAGGCGTTTCGGCTCTGCCGGTTCTACCCGTCGTCCCATCCGTCGGTGCAGCAGGCGCTGTCCGAGTTGTCCGCCTCGCTCCCCTCGCTCACCAACGTCGGAGTCGTAGAGCTTCGCATCTCCCCGACCGGCTTCCTCCTCGGCGCCACCCCCGTCGCGCCGCGCAACCCGCCCGTCCAGGAGCTGGCCGGGCTGCTGTACGCGCAGGGTCACTGCGCCCTGGAGATCGAGCCCGGCGTCACCGCCGACGAGTTCGCCGCGCTGATCCAGATGGTCGGCGGCGCCGGCGCGAAGTCCATGCAGTCCATGGGTGTTCACACCCAGCTCCAGACCCTCCCGCACATCCGGCTGGAGCAGGCGGTGCGCAAGTCGAGCTCGAGCCAGCGGCCGTCCGCCGCAGGGACCGGTTCGAGTGCGGCGGCCATGGCGGAAGGCCCGTCCCTGGGCCGGCGCTCCACCGGAGTGTTCCGCCCCGACGCGTTGCCACCCGAGATCGAAGCGCCGCGTCTCATCACGTTGGTCGAGCTGGCCGCGCCGGCTGAAGCGCCGCGCATGCTCGCGCGCCTCGGCGAAGTCGCCCAGGACCTCGCCGCCAGCCGTGACGTCGTTGGCTTCGCGAAGGCAGCGCGTGCTCTCGCCCGCGCCGCCGCCGCCGACGGCCCCCCGGAAGTCGTCGAGGCCGCCCGGCGGGCTATGGAGGCGTGCGTCACCGACGCGACCACCGGGTCTCTGATCTCGCGCCTCGAGGACTCGAAGCTCCCGGCCGACGACCGGGACGCGCTCGTCCAGGTCCTCGGCGCCCTCGGCGCTCGGGTCGTCCCCCTGGTCGCCGATTCGTTCCTGAGCGTGGTCACCCAGGAACAGCGCGACGTGCTCCTTGCGGTCGTGCGGCTGGCGGGCGAGGCGGCCATCGCGCCGATAAGCGCCCGTATCGCGGCGGAGCCGCGGGCGGAAGCGGCCCGCGCGTACGCGGTCTTTCTCGGAGTGATCGAGAGTCCTACCTCGGTGCCGGTACTAGGCACTCTCACCGAGCACCTGGACGCCGGAGTCCGCGCCGCCGCTATCGCCTCGCTGGCGCGGATCGGCGGGCCCGAAGCGAATCGCCACCTCGTCCACGCGCTTCGCGACGCCAGTCCCGCGGTCAGGGCGGAGGCCGCACGGGGCATCGCCTGGACCGGCGACCGCTCGGCGTCGGGGATAGTCATGGCGCGCCTCAAGGACGAGACCGAGGCCGAGGTGGTCGTCCCACTGCTCGAAGCGCTCGGCCACCTCAAGGAGACCCGCGCCGTGTCGTTGCTCTCGGACCTCGCCAGCGGCGTTAGCGGCGTCTTCCAGCGGCACCCGGTGGCAGTGCGCGCGGCTGCCATCAGAGCCCTCGGGCAGATCGGATCGCCGGAAGCGCGCGCCGCCGTCGAATCGCACCGGGGCGATCGCACTCCCGAACTCAAGGCGGCGGCGGAAGAGGCGCTGAAGTGA
- the bshA gene encoding N-acetyl-alpha-D-glucosaminyl L-malate synthase BshA, which yields MRIGIVCYPTYGGSGAVATELGLALAERGHEVHFISYALPFRLRFSERVTFHEVKIGSYPLFEHPPYSLALAVMLHEVAVKARLDVIHAHYAIPHAISGWLAKQLLADERPLPIVTTLHGTDITLVGQDPSYYTITKFSIEQSDAVTAVSAYLRDETYRAFGCTGCGIEVIPNFVRLDQFAPPKERCTIFPPGEKVLMHISNMRPVKRVLDVVRIFDRVNARLPSRLIMVGDGPDRDAAEREVERLGLAPRTRFLGKVEDVADVLRWADLYLLPSQSESFGLSALEALATGVPVVGHRVGGLPEVVRHGVDGFLGDVGDIDGLAAGAIDLLADDARWRAASAAARVRAADFATERVVPRYEEIYAAVVDR from the coding sequence TTGCGCATCGGCATCGTTTGCTATCCCACCTACGGCGGCTCCGGCGCCGTCGCGACCGAGCTGGGCCTCGCGCTCGCCGAGCGCGGGCACGAGGTGCACTTCATCTCCTATGCGCTGCCGTTCCGGCTGCGGTTCAGCGAGCGGGTCACCTTCCATGAGGTGAAGATCGGGTCCTACCCGCTCTTCGAGCACCCGCCGTACTCGCTCGCACTCGCCGTCATGCTGCACGAGGTGGCCGTGAAGGCCCGCCTCGACGTGATCCACGCGCACTACGCCATCCCGCACGCCATTTCCGGATGGCTCGCCAAGCAGCTCCTCGCCGACGAGCGGCCGCTACCGATCGTGACGACGCTGCACGGCACCGACATCACGCTGGTCGGGCAGGACCCATCGTACTACACGATCACCAAGTTCTCCATCGAGCAGTCGGACGCGGTCACGGCGGTCTCCGCATACCTTCGCGATGAGACTTACCGGGCGTTCGGCTGCACCGGCTGCGGGATCGAAGTCATCCCGAACTTCGTGAGGCTGGACCAGTTCGCGCCCCCGAAGGAGCGGTGCACCATCTTCCCTCCGGGCGAGAAGGTGCTGATGCACATTTCGAACATGCGCCCCGTGAAACGCGTGCTCGACGTGGTGCGGATCTTCGACCGGGTGAATGCGCGGCTGCCTTCTCGCCTCATCATGGTGGGCGACGGGCCCGACCGCGACGCGGCCGAACGCGAGGTGGAAAGGCTCGGACTCGCGCCGCGCACTCGGTTCCTGGGCAAGGTCGAGGACGTGGCCGACGTGCTGCGCTGGGCTGACCTCTACCTCCTGCCCAGCCAGAGCGAGTCGTTCGGGCTGTCGGCCCTGGAGGCGCTTGCCACCGGCGTGCCCGTAGTGGGTCATCGGGTCGGCGGCCTTCCGGAAGTCGTGCGGCACGGGGTCGACGGCTTCCTGGGCGATGTGGGCGACATCGACGGGCTGGCCGCGGGCGCCATTGATCTGCTGGCCGACGATGCGCGATGGCGCGCGGCGTCGGCGGCCGCGCGGGTCCGCGCGGCCGACTTCGCCACGGAGCGCGTGGTGCCCCGGTACGAAGAGATCTATGCCGCCGTCGTGGATCGCTAG
- the mutL gene encoding DNA mismatch repair endonuclease MutL, with amino-acid sequence MARRRIAILPDNVSNRIAAGEVVERPASVVKELLENALDAGARAIAVEIESGGKSLIRLADDGEGMAREDALLALDRHATSKVRTADDLVGVATFGFRGEALPSIAAVSRFEMETATDDEPVGTRIASAGGLVSAVEDVTRQRGTTVTVRSLFYNTPARRKFLRSARSEARACADVVTTLALTMPALGLTLLADARRVVEALPATSLGARVAQLLGHRLAATLVPVEWEQNEIRVSGLAQRPADAAPGGRSVYLLVNGRPIRDHFLVRAAERGYRATVPAGSRPSLVLALSVPAADLDVNVHPAKLEVRFRDRFAVEAAVEEALHRALGELVAAAPFGSAALPWEHRAVPLPSYGAPDASLHRAASADLFASGAGEATTPAEPTTGVADEEVLPRESGAPPARAAVGLRIVAQIHQAYVLVESAQGLLIVDQHSAHERILYERTMGALESGAAASQKLLFPLTIEFQPAELDAIDAHRELLERLGFELEPFGGRAVAVQAAPAPHPRFDAERCLREVVADLAGNRFGGLANRLERFAATFACRAAIKAGQPLTREEMDELVRRLFSSELPAHDVHGRPTIVQLPLAELERRFGRR; translated from the coding sequence ATGGCCCGGCGCCGGATCGCGATCCTCCCCGACAACGTCTCCAACCGCATCGCCGCGGGTGAGGTGGTCGAGCGTCCCGCCTCGGTCGTCAAGGAGCTGCTCGAGAACGCCCTCGACGCGGGTGCGCGCGCGATTGCCGTCGAGATCGAGTCCGGCGGCAAGAGTCTCATCCGCCTGGCCGACGACGGCGAAGGGATGGCGAGGGAGGACGCGCTGCTCGCCCTCGACCGGCATGCCACCAGCAAGGTCCGCACCGCCGACGACCTGGTCGGCGTCGCGACCTTCGGCTTCCGCGGCGAGGCGCTGCCCAGCATCGCGGCCGTTTCGCGCTTCGAGATGGAAACGGCCACCGACGACGAGCCCGTGGGGACGCGCATCGCCTCCGCCGGCGGCCTCGTCTCCGCGGTCGAGGACGTGACGCGCCAGCGCGGGACGACCGTCACCGTGCGCTCGCTGTTCTACAATACGCCGGCCCGCCGCAAGTTCCTCCGCTCCGCGCGGAGCGAGGCCCGCGCCTGTGCGGACGTAGTGACCACCCTCGCGCTCACCATGCCCGCGCTGGGCCTGACCCTCCTCGCCGACGCCCGTCGCGTCGTCGAGGCGCTGCCGGCGACCTCGCTCGGGGCGCGGGTCGCACAGCTCCTGGGGCACCGGCTTGCCGCCACGCTTGTGCCGGTCGAATGGGAGCAGAACGAGATCCGGGTGAGCGGGCTCGCCCAGCGTCCGGCGGACGCGGCTCCGGGCGGCCGCAGCGTGTATCTCCTGGTCAACGGGCGGCCGATCCGCGACCACTTCCTCGTGCGCGCCGCGGAGCGCGGTTATCGCGCGACGGTCCCCGCCGGCAGCCGCCCGAGTCTAGTGCTCGCGCTCTCCGTCCCTGCCGCGGACCTGGACGTCAACGTGCATCCGGCGAAGCTCGAGGTTCGGTTCCGCGACCGGTTCGCCGTGGAGGCCGCGGTCGAGGAAGCGCTGCATCGCGCTCTGGGCGAGCTCGTGGCGGCGGCTCCGTTCGGAAGCGCGGCGCTGCCCTGGGAACACCGCGCAGTCCCGCTTCCATCATACGGGGCGCCGGATGCGTCGCTGCATCGGGCCGCCTCGGCCGACCTCTTCGCCAGCGGGGCGGGGGAAGCGACGACTCCGGCTGAGCCGACGACCGGCGTCGCGGACGAGGAGGTCCTGCCGCGCGAGTCGGGCGCGCCGCCCGCGCGCGCGGCGGTCGGACTGCGCATCGTAGCTCAGATCCATCAGGCCTACGTTCTGGTCGAGAGCGCGCAGGGGCTGCTGATCGTGGACCAGCATTCGGCTCACGAGCGGATCCTTTACGAACGGACGATGGGCGCGCTCGAGTCCGGCGCGGCTGCGTCGCAGAAGCTCCTCTTCCCACTCACCATCGAGTTCCAGCCCGCCGAGCTCGACGCGATCGATGCCCACCGGGAGCTGCTCGAGCGACTCGGTTTCGAGCTGGAGCCGTTCGGCGGTCGCGCAGTCGCCGTGCAGGCCGCCCCGGCCCCGCACCCGCGCTTCGACGCCGAGCGTTGCCTCCGGGAGGTCGTGGCTGACCTGGCCGGCAACCGCTTCGGCGGGCTAGCCAACCGTCTCGAGCGCTTCGCGGCGACCTTCGCCTGCCGGGCCGCGATCAAGGCGGGCCAGCCCCTCACGCGCGAGGAGATGGACGAGCTGGTGCGCCGTCTCTTCTCCAGCGAGCTTCCCGCCCACGATGTCCACGGCCGTCCGACGATCGTCCAGCTGCCGTTGGCCGAGCTGGAGCGCCGGTTCGGCAGGCGCTGA
- a CDS encoding pseudouridine synthase — MTPIRLARFLARAGVTSRRGAADLVRTGRVAINGTPPRGPGDPVDPEADRVTLDGKPLRLPDQAWIALNKPPGSVTSRRPSVRFPSVFDLLPGASPSLVAVGRLDVLSEGLLLFTTDGELAGRLMHPRWQVPRTYRVWVSGRPRVSEREALANGVPVEDDVPVRPHAWRFQPDAKGGRLEVQLGEGRSRIVRRMAAALGLGVRRLVRVGYGPITLGALEPGGSRPLAPGEIEALYGTVGLRPPANAS, encoded by the coding sequence GTGACCCCGATCCGCCTCGCGCGGTTCCTGGCGCGGGCGGGCGTGACATCGCGGCGGGGTGCCGCGGACCTGGTGCGCACCGGCCGCGTCGCCATCAACGGCACTCCGCCGCGCGGGCCGGGCGACCCGGTGGATCCGGAGGCCGACCGTGTCACGCTGGACGGTAAGCCGCTGCGCCTGCCGGACCAGGCGTGGATCGCCCTGAACAAGCCGCCGGGATCGGTGACCTCACGCCGGCCGTCGGTGCGCTTCCCGAGCGTTTTCGATCTGCTCCCCGGCGCGTCTCCGTCCCTGGTGGCGGTGGGTCGGCTGGACGTGCTGTCCGAGGGGCTCCTACTATTCACCACCGACGGCGAGCTGGCCGGACGGTTGATGCACCCCCGCTGGCAGGTGCCACGCACCTACCGGGTCTGGGTGTCGGGCAGGCCACGCGTATCGGAGCGGGAGGCGCTCGCCAACGGCGTTCCGGTGGAGGACGACGTTCCCGTACGGCCGCACGCGTGGCGCTTTCAGCCCGATGCCAAGGGCGGACGGCTCGAGGTGCAGCTGGGTGAGGGACGCTCGCGCATCGTGCGTCGCATGGCCGCCGCCCTGGGGCTCGGCGTGCGGCGATTGGTCCGCGTGGGATACGGCCCGATCACGTTGGGTGCGCTCGAGCCGGGCGGATCCCGGCCGCTCGCGCCGGGCGAGATTGAGGCGCTGTACGGTACGGTTGGCCTGAGGCCTCCCGCGAACGCTTCATAG
- a CDS encoding undecaprenyl-diphosphate phosphatase — MTQWLEVIILGIIEGITEFLPISSTGHLLIAEQWLTYRQSDAFLVIIQGGAVAAVLLIFKERLKQLFFEWREPAPRDYLLKLAAAFFITGLGGLALKALHFELPETATPVGVALLVGGALFLLVERRLRGRMASDAITWSMAAAIGLAQLVAAVFPGTSRSGATILIALAMGLSRPAAIEFTFLLGVPTLLAAGALKIVSHLRYPDGEALDWGMLALGIIVSAVTAFGAVKWLLRYVQSHTFEGFGWYRIGVGVAVLLSILLR, encoded by the coding sequence ATGACTCAGTGGTTGGAAGTCATCATCCTGGGGATCATCGAGGGGATCACGGAGTTTCTGCCGATCTCCTCGACGGGTCACTTGCTGATAGCGGAGCAATGGCTCACCTACCGTCAGTCCGATGCCTTTCTCGTCATCATTCAGGGTGGGGCGGTAGCGGCGGTGCTGCTGATCTTCAAGGAGCGGCTGAAGCAACTGTTCTTCGAGTGGCGGGAGCCGGCACCGCGGGATTATCTCCTCAAGCTGGCCGCGGCGTTCTTCATTACCGGCCTGGGCGGGCTGGCGCTCAAGGCGCTCCACTTCGAGCTACCGGAGACGGCGACCCCGGTTGGAGTGGCGTTGCTGGTGGGGGGAGCGCTATTCCTGCTGGTTGAACGCCGGCTGCGCGGCCGGATGGCCAGCGACGCGATCACTTGGTCCATGGCCGCCGCGATCGGCTTGGCTCAGTTGGTCGCCGCCGTATTCCCCGGCACCTCCCGCTCCGGCGCGACGATCCTGATCGCGCTGGCGATGGGGTTGAGCCGGCCGGCCGCCATCGAATTCACGTTCCTGCTTGGAGTGCCCACCTTGCTGGCGGCGGGCGCGCTGAAGATCGTCTCGCACCTTCGCTATCCGGACGGCGAGGCGCTGGACTGGGGCATGCTGGCGCTGGGCATCATCGTGTCCGCCGTGACAGCGTTCGGGGCGGTGAAATGGCTGCTGCGCTACGTGCAGTCCCACACCTTCGAGGGTTTCGGCTGGTATCGCATTGGGGTGGGGGTGGCCGTCCTGCTGTCCATCCTGCTGCGATGA
- a CDS encoding geranylgeranylglycerol-phosphate geranylgeranyltransferase, giving the protein MPPSWIASASELVRLKNLLLAAAGVAIGGTLALGRPAVPAALLWAMVSAVGLGAAGNTANDLFDLEVDRVNRPDRPLPGGAVSHVAALVIGGVGGGLGLFAAWWVGEPVFGIGLAALAVMLVYSPLLKQRGLLGNLAVAAVASLPLIYGSAAVGSWRTGLVPFALAALLHLSREIVKDLEDVPGDRAGGRRTLPIVLGERAGFVAAAASLVVFVPVSLAPWVAGWYGRRYGFAALALDAGVCVLIVRLLSRRLEGARAALKVAMALGLIALFWDRL; this is encoded by the coding sequence ATGCCGCCGTCGTGGATCGCTAGCGCCTCAGAGCTCGTCCGACTGAAGAACCTCCTGCTGGCCGCGGCCGGCGTCGCGATCGGGGGCACGCTGGCGCTGGGGCGGCCCGCCGTGCCCGCCGCGTTGCTCTGGGCCATGGTTTCGGCCGTAGGACTGGGCGCGGCAGGCAACACCGCGAACGACCTTTTCGACCTCGAGGTTGACCGCGTCAACCGCCCGGACCGGCCACTGCCGGGCGGCGCCGTGTCCCATGTGGCGGCGCTCGTCATCGGCGGCGTAGGCGGCGGCCTCGGCCTGTTCGCGGCGTGGTGGGTGGGGGAGCCCGTGTTCGGGATCGGGCTCGCGGCGCTCGCCGTCATGCTCGTGTACTCGCCGCTGCTCAAGCAGCGTGGCCTGTTGGGCAACCTGGCCGTCGCCGCGGTGGCGAGCCTGCCGCTGATCTACGGCTCGGCCGCCGTGGGTTCGTGGCGTACGGGCCTGGTGCCGTTCGCGCTTGCCGCGCTGCTCCACTTGTCGCGCGAGATCGTCAAGGACCTCGAGGACGTGCCCGGCGACCGGGCCGGCGGCCGGCGCACCTTGCCCATCGTCCTGGGGGAACGCGCCGGCTTCGTGGCGGCTGCCGCTAGCCTCGTGGTGTTCGTACCGGTCTCGCTCGCGCCGTGGGTCGCCGGCTGGTACGGCCGGCGCTACGGTTTCGCCGCGCTCGCGCTCGACGCCGGAGTATGCGTCCTGATCGTGCGCCTGCTGAGCCGGCGCCTGGAGGGCGCGCGCGCCGCGCTCAAGGTCGCCATGGCACTCGGCCTCATCGCCTTGTTCTGGGACCGCCTGTGA
- the miaA gene encoding tRNA (adenosine(37)-N6)-dimethylallyltransferase MiaA has product MNALLVPVIAGPTAVGKTRVATALARLVETEIVSADSRQVYRRLDIGTAKPAAGERAAAPYHGLDLVESGERYSAGRFARDATGWIAGIAARGRLPLIVGGTGFYLRALFEGLFEEPAIDPARRERLRLALARLPAEEVARWAKRLDSGFQGGGAPRAARATEVALLTGQPLTALQRAGPAAKPALAPWYALLTLPRAVLAGRIAARTESMLAAGLVEEVRALLQAGVPKGAPGLTGVGYREAIRHLEGRLDESGLAAAIAQATRRYAKRQETWFRHQLAGQVVRFDASLEPETLAREVLSRYRAALRTLEPDHAS; this is encoded by the coding sequence TTGAACGCTCTTCTCGTCCCGGTTATTGCGGGCCCCACGGCCGTCGGCAAGACGCGGGTCGCGACCGCGCTGGCGCGCCTCGTCGAAACCGAGATCGTCTCCGCCGACTCGCGCCAGGTCTATCGGCGTCTCGACATCGGCACCGCGAAACCGGCGGCCGGCGAGCGGGCGGCGGCGCCCTATCACGGTCTCGACTTGGTGGAGTCCGGAGAGCGTTACTCCGCCGGGCGCTTCGCGCGGGATGCTACCGGGTGGATCGCCGGGATCGCCGCACGCGGCCGCCTCCCGCTGATCGTCGGCGGGACCGGGTTCTACCTGCGCGCTCTGTTCGAGGGTCTGTTCGAGGAGCCGGCGATCGATCCGGCGCGTCGCGAGCGCCTGCGGCTGGCCCTTGCCCGCCTTCCCGCTGAAGAGGTCGCCCGCTGGGCCAAGCGGCTGGACTCCGGGTTTCAGGGAGGGGGAGCGCCGCGCGCCGCGCGCGCCACCGAAGTGGCGTTGCTCACCGGACAGCCTCTCACGGCGCTCCAGCGGGCCGGCCCCGCAGCGAAGCCCGCGCTGGCCCCCTGGTACGCGCTCCTCACCCTGCCGCGCGCCGTCCTGGCGGGGCGCATCGCCGCCCGCACCGAATCCATGCTCGCCGCCGGCCTGGTGGAAGAAGTGCGGGCGCTGCTGCAGGCCGGAGTGCCGAAGGGAGCGCCGGGGCTCACCGGCGTCGGATACCGCGAGGCGATCCGGCACCTCGAGGGTCGGCTCGACGAAAGCGGGCTGGCCGCTGCCATCGCCCAGGCGACGCGACGCTACGCCAAGCGACAGGAGACCTGGTTCCGCCACCAGCTCGCGGGTCAGGTGGTGCGGTTCGATGCCTCGCTGGAGCCGGAAACGCTGGCGCGCGAGGTCCTCTCCAGGTATCGTGCGGCACTCCGGACCTTGGAACCGGATCACGCATCCTAA
- the rpsT gene encoding 30S ribosomal protein S20: MPRIKSAKKAMRQARKRTKHNRAERSTIKTAVKKARAELTPVAVAEAIKTLDRGARKGQIHRNAAARRKSRLMKKLAKQS; encoded by the coding sequence GTGCCCCGAATCAAGTCTGCCAAGAAGGCGATGCGCCAGGCCCGGAAGCGGACCAAGCACAACCGCGCCGAGCGTTCGACCATCAAGACCGCGGTGAAGAAGGCCCGGGCCGAGTTGACGCCCGTGGCGGTCGCGGAAGCGATCAAAACGCTCGATCGCGGAGCCCGCAAGGGACAGATCCATCGGAACGCGGCGGCGCGCAGGAAGTCGCGCCTCATGAAGAAGCTGGCGAAGCAGAGCTAG
- a CDS encoding ScpA family protein — protein MTVTASIPGAGGPSDGGGFVVTLDRFSGPLDLLLHLIRREEIDLWDIPIARIADQFLRVIHDLGLNEAAEYLEMAARLVRIKVQMLLPRRGDEEPWEDPRHELVRRLLEYQQIREVVDWLERAARRRAERYGRGWVPAAPDAPPPPLAFSIEELVEAVERVLAMFPDAVIHRVLPHPLDVEGATRRVLDMLDARPSFGWRDLFGTAPSIADILASLVALLELARSGTLTLSQSRPFTSFSIDRGPAYQAA, from the coding sequence GTGACCGTGACCGCCTCGATCCCCGGGGCGGGCGGGCCGTCCGACGGCGGCGGGTTCGTCGTCACGCTGGATCGGTTCTCGGGGCCCCTGGACCTCCTGCTGCACCTCATCCGGCGCGAGGAGATCGACCTCTGGGACATCCCGATCGCGCGGATCGCCGACCAGTTCCTCCGGGTGATCCACGACCTCGGGCTGAACGAGGCGGCGGAGTACCTCGAGATGGCCGCGCGGCTGGTGCGCATCAAGGTGCAGATGCTGCTGCCGCGCCGCGGCGACGAGGAGCCGTGGGAGGACCCGCGCCACGAACTGGTGCGCCGCCTCCTGGAGTACCAGCAGATCCGCGAGGTGGTGGATTGGCTGGAGCGGGCCGCGCGGCGTCGCGCCGAGCGCTACGGCCGCGGCTGGGTGCCCGCTGCGCCGGACGCGCCGCCGCCGCCGCTCGCTTTCAGCATCGAGGAGCTGGTCGAGGCGGTCGAGCGCGTCCTGGCAATGTTCCCGGACGCCGTGATCCACCGGGTCCTGCCGCATCCGCTCGACGTTGAAGGCGCCACGCGCCGCGTGCTCGACATGCTCGATGCCCGGCCGTCGTTCGGGTGGCGCGACCTGTTCGGAACGGCGCCCAGTATAGCGGACATCCTGGCGTCGCTGGTCGCGTTGCTCGAGTTGGCGCGTAGCGGCACCCTGACCCTTTCCCAATCCCGTCCCTTCACCTCTTTCTCGATCGATCGTGGACCAGCGTACCAGGCTGCTTGA
- the scpB gene encoding SMC-Scp complex subunit ScpB encodes MDQRTRLLEAALFAAPRPLALDELHGLDPEATEADWRRAVEELRDHYDAGGHGVEVAAIADGWQILTRPVFAEAIERAAFASRPVKLSGAALEVLAIISYRQPVGRAEVEEIRGVSSGGVLRLLQERGLIEVAGRSEGLGRPLRYATTPLFLEHLGLGDLADLPRTDELAVALRPPQPEP; translated from the coding sequence GTGGACCAGCGTACCAGGCTGCTTGAAGCGGCGCTCTTCGCGGCGCCAAGACCCCTCGCGCTGGACGAGCTGCACGGGCTCGATCCCGAGGCGACCGAGGCCGATTGGCGTCGCGCCGTCGAGGAGCTGCGCGACCACTACGACGCCGGCGGGCACGGCGTCGAGGTGGCCGCCATCGCCGACGGTTGGCAGATCCTTACGCGGCCGGTCTTCGCCGAGGCGATCGAGCGCGCGGCCTTCGCGTCCCGGCCCGTCAAGCTGTCGGGCGCGGCGCTCGAGGTCCTGGCGATCATCTCCTACCGGCAGCCGGTCGGTCGCGCGGAGGTCGAGGAGATCCGGGGAGTGTCTTCGGGCGGCGTGCTCAGGCTGCTCCAGGAACGCGGCCTGATCGAAGTCGCGGGCCGCTCCGAAGGGCTGGGCAGGCCGCTGCGGTACGCCACCACGCCGCTCTTCCTAGAGCACCTCGGCCTCGGCGACCTGGCCGACCTGCCGCGTACCGACGAGCTGGCCGTGGCGCTGCGGCCACCGCAGCCGGAACCGTGA